The following coding sequences are from one Triticum aestivum cultivar Chinese Spring chromosome 5A, IWGSC CS RefSeq v2.1, whole genome shotgun sequence window:
- the LOC123107675 gene encoding protein PIN-LIKES 7 isoform X1, producing MRCRRHLFSGPVRLTLAGYHRTPPPPSPAVRPRTTPADLSFLLAPPPRRAFFRTEAKQISRGLRRRLDPAPTSGPAGKMGFLSLLVVASMPIVQVLLIGVIGAFLASGYSKVLTASARRDMNKVVFTVFTPSLIFANLAKTVTLSDVISWWFMPVNIAITFLVGSALGWLACKILKPPPHFRGLIMAFCSAGNLGNLLLIVVPAVCDEDGNPFGSDRNQCRSRGLSYSSLSMALGGLFIWTYTYSLMQKSGKLYHKMQSKSIQCPADSDEEHLEGFKAGDEEAALPASARPEEQNEGSQIEAPLLSCESDVANNKGFWTNLKEAVHQLIEELMAPPTISAIIGFVVGLVPWLKSLIIGEGAPLRVIQDSLELMGYKATYLLMKLFPVFILKALNVIQYSSSLTPMTSYFHLQQWHYTLHHPHPRRKPDPRAAEVGAEAHGDHGDRVHPLRGYAGYRDRCRARGTRRWVPSPRPALPLRADDAIRPAARHEHRDHGTAVRRRAGGVLGDLPVDVPRRGRGAHHLVHRFHVHPLLKQATTSSSIL from the exons ATGCGGTGTAGGCGCCATCTCTTCTCCGGCCCAGTCCGCCTGACTCT AGCAGGCTACCACCGTACGCCCCCTCCCCCGTCTCCGGCGGTCCGGCCACGAACAACTCCGGCGGatctctccttcctcctcgctcctcCGCCCCGCCGCGCATTCTTCAG GACAGAAGCTAAGCAGATCAGCAGGGGACTGAGGAGGAGACTTGATCCTGCTCCTACATCAGGGCCGGCCGGGAAGATGGGTTTCCTGTCGCTGCTCGTGGTGGCCTCCATGCCCATCGTGCAGGTCCTGCTCATCGGCGTCATCGGAGCCTTCCTCGCCTCGGGGTACAGCAAGGTCCTCACCGCCAGCGCCCGCAGGGACATGAACAAG GTTGTTTTTACAGTCTTCACCCCATCTCTCATCTTCGCCAACCTCGCCAAGACGGTCACACTCTCCGACGTCATCTCCTG GTGGTTCATGCCGGTGAACATAGCAATCACATTCCTGGTTGGCAGTGCTCTAGGCTGGCTAGCGTGCAAGATCCTGAAACCGCCGCCGCATTTCCgtggcctcatcatggccttctGCTCAGCAG GAAACCTCGGAAACTTGCTGCTGATCGTCGTCCCGGCCGTTTGCGACGAAGACGGTAACCCGTTTGGGAGCGACCGGAACCAGTGCCGCTCGCGCGGCCTCTCCTACTCGTCGCTGTCCATGGCT CTCGGTGGCCTCTTCATATGGACGTACACCTACAGTCTGATGCAGAAGTCTGGCAAGCTGTACCACAAGATGCAGTCCAAGAGCATCCAGTGCCCGGCCGACAGTGACGAGGAGCATCTCGAGGGATTCAAAGCCGGCGACGAGGAAGCGGCTCTCCCGGCGTCCGCTAGACCTGAAGAACAGAATGAGGGGAGCCAGATT GAGGCTCCACTCCTGTCGTGCGAGAGCGATGTCGCCAACAACAAAGGGTTCTGGACGAACCTGAAGGAGGCCGTGCACCAGCTCATCGAGGAGCTCATGGCGCCGCCGACCATATCCGCG ATAATTGGATTCGTTGTTGGGCTAGTGCCATGGCTGAAGTCGCTGATCATCGGCGAAGGCGCCCCTCTCAGAGTTATCCAGGATTCTCTGGAGTTGATGGGGTACAAAGCAACATACCTGCTGATGAAACTTTTTCCTGTATTCATTTTGAAAGCTCTGAACGTAATTCAGTATTCATCCAGTCTCACTCCAATGACTTCGTACTTCCATTTGCAGCAATGGCACTATACCCTGCATCACCCTCATCCTCGGAGGAAACCTGACCCAAG GGCTGCGGAAGTCGGTGCTGAAGCGCACGGTGATCATGGCGATCGTGTGCATCCGCTACGTGGCTATGCCGGTTATCGGGATCGCTGTCGTGCGCGTGGCACACGGCGTTGGGTTCCTTCCCCACGACCCGCTCTACCGCTACGTGCTGATGATGCAAtccgccctgccgcccgccatGAACATCGGGACCATGGCACAGCTGTTCGACGTCGGGCAGGAGGAGTGCTCGGTGATCTTCCTGTGGACGTACCTCGTCGCGGCcgtggcgctcaccacctggtccACCGTTTTCATGTCCATCCTCTCCTGAAGCAGGCAACCACGAGCAGTTCAATTTTGTAA
- the LOC123107675 gene encoding protein PIN-LIKES 7 isoform X3, whose product MGFLSLLVVASMPIVQVLLIGVIGAFLASGYSKVLTASARRDMNKVVFTVFTPSLIFANLAKTVTLSDVISWWFMPVNIAITFLVGSALGWLACKILKPPPHFRGLIMAFCSAGNLGNLLLIVVPAVCDEDGNPFGSDRNQCRSRGLSYSSLSMALGGLFIWTYTYSLMQKSGKLYHKMQSKSIQCPADSDEEHLEGFKAGDEEAALPASARPEEQNEGSQIEAPLLSCESDVANNKGFWTNLKEAVHQLIEELMAPPTISAIIGFVVGLVPWLKSLIIGEGAPLRVIQDSLELMGYKATYLLMKLFPVFILKALNVIQYSSSLTPMTSYFHLQQWHYTLHHPHPRRKPDPRAAEVGAEAHGDHGDRVHPLRGYAGYRDRCRARGTRRWVPSPRPALPLRADDAIRPAARHEHRDHGTAVRRRAGGVLGDLPVDVPRRGRGAHHLVHRFHVHPLLKQATTSSSIL is encoded by the exons ATGGGTTTCCTGTCGCTGCTCGTGGTGGCCTCCATGCCCATCGTGCAGGTCCTGCTCATCGGCGTCATCGGAGCCTTCCTCGCCTCGGGGTACAGCAAGGTCCTCACCGCCAGCGCCCGCAGGGACATGAACAAG GTTGTTTTTACAGTCTTCACCCCATCTCTCATCTTCGCCAACCTCGCCAAGACGGTCACACTCTCCGACGTCATCTCCTG GTGGTTCATGCCGGTGAACATAGCAATCACATTCCTGGTTGGCAGTGCTCTAGGCTGGCTAGCGTGCAAGATCCTGAAACCGCCGCCGCATTTCCgtggcctcatcatggccttctGCTCAGCAG GAAACCTCGGAAACTTGCTGCTGATCGTCGTCCCGGCCGTTTGCGACGAAGACGGTAACCCGTTTGGGAGCGACCGGAACCAGTGCCGCTCGCGCGGCCTCTCCTACTCGTCGCTGTCCATGGCT CTCGGTGGCCTCTTCATATGGACGTACACCTACAGTCTGATGCAGAAGTCTGGCAAGCTGTACCACAAGATGCAGTCCAAGAGCATCCAGTGCCCGGCCGACAGTGACGAGGAGCATCTCGAGGGATTCAAAGCCGGCGACGAGGAAGCGGCTCTCCCGGCGTCCGCTAGACCTGAAGAACAGAATGAGGGGAGCCAGATT GAGGCTCCACTCCTGTCGTGCGAGAGCGATGTCGCCAACAACAAAGGGTTCTGGACGAACCTGAAGGAGGCCGTGCACCAGCTCATCGAGGAGCTCATGGCGCCGCCGACCATATCCGCG ATAATTGGATTCGTTGTTGGGCTAGTGCCATGGCTGAAGTCGCTGATCATCGGCGAAGGCGCCCCTCTCAGAGTTATCCAGGATTCTCTGGAGTTGATGGGGTACAAAGCAACATACCTGCTGATGAAACTTTTTCCTGTATTCATTTTGAAAGCTCTGAACGTAATTCAGTATTCATCCAGTCTCACTCCAATGACTTCGTACTTCCATTTGCAGCAATGGCACTATACCCTGCATCACCCTCATCCTCGGAGGAAACCTGACCCAAG GGCTGCGGAAGTCGGTGCTGAAGCGCACGGTGATCATGGCGATCGTGTGCATCCGCTACGTGGCTATGCCGGTTATCGGGATCGCTGTCGTGCGCGTGGCACACGGCGTTGGGTTCCTTCCCCACGACCCGCTCTACCGCTACGTGCTGATGATGCAAtccgccctgccgcccgccatGAACATCGGGACCATGGCACAGCTGTTCGACGTCGGGCAGGAGGAGTGCTCGGTGATCTTCCTGTGGACGTACCTCGTCGCGGCcgtggcgctcaccacctggtccACCGTTTTCATGTCCATCCTCTCCTGAAGCAGGCAACCACGAGCAGTTCAATTTTGTAA
- the LOC123107675 gene encoding protein PIN-LIKES 7 isoform X2 produces the protein MRCRRHLFSGPVRLTLAGYHRTPPPPSPAVRPRTTPADLSFLLAPPPRRAFFRTEAKQISRGLRRRLDPAPTSGPAGKMGFLSLLVVASMPIVQVLLIGVIGAFLASGYSKVLTASARRDMNKVVFTVFTPSLIFANLAKTVTLSDVISWWFMPVNIAITFLVGSALGWLACKILKPPPHFRGLIMAFCSAGNLGNLLLIVVPAVCDEDGNPFGSDRNQCRSRGLSYSSLSMALGGLFIWTYTYSLMQKSGKLYHKMQSKSIQCPADSDEEHLEGFKAGDEEAALPASARPEEQNEGSQIEAPLLSCESDVANNKGFWTNLKEAVHQLIEELMAPPTISAIIGFVVGLVPWLKSLIIGEGAPLRVIQDSLELMGNGTIPCITLILGGNLTQGLRKSVLKRTVIMAIVCIRYVAMPVIGIAVVRVAHGVGFLPHDPLYRYVLMMQSALPPAMNIGTMAQLFDVGQEECSVIFLWTYLVAAVALTTWSTVFMSILS, from the exons ATGCGGTGTAGGCGCCATCTCTTCTCCGGCCCAGTCCGCCTGACTCT AGCAGGCTACCACCGTACGCCCCCTCCCCCGTCTCCGGCGGTCCGGCCACGAACAACTCCGGCGGatctctccttcctcctcgctcctcCGCCCCGCCGCGCATTCTTCAG GACAGAAGCTAAGCAGATCAGCAGGGGACTGAGGAGGAGACTTGATCCTGCTCCTACATCAGGGCCGGCCGGGAAGATGGGTTTCCTGTCGCTGCTCGTGGTGGCCTCCATGCCCATCGTGCAGGTCCTGCTCATCGGCGTCATCGGAGCCTTCCTCGCCTCGGGGTACAGCAAGGTCCTCACCGCCAGCGCCCGCAGGGACATGAACAAG GTTGTTTTTACAGTCTTCACCCCATCTCTCATCTTCGCCAACCTCGCCAAGACGGTCACACTCTCCGACGTCATCTCCTG GTGGTTCATGCCGGTGAACATAGCAATCACATTCCTGGTTGGCAGTGCTCTAGGCTGGCTAGCGTGCAAGATCCTGAAACCGCCGCCGCATTTCCgtggcctcatcatggccttctGCTCAGCAG GAAACCTCGGAAACTTGCTGCTGATCGTCGTCCCGGCCGTTTGCGACGAAGACGGTAACCCGTTTGGGAGCGACCGGAACCAGTGCCGCTCGCGCGGCCTCTCCTACTCGTCGCTGTCCATGGCT CTCGGTGGCCTCTTCATATGGACGTACACCTACAGTCTGATGCAGAAGTCTGGCAAGCTGTACCACAAGATGCAGTCCAAGAGCATCCAGTGCCCGGCCGACAGTGACGAGGAGCATCTCGAGGGATTCAAAGCCGGCGACGAGGAAGCGGCTCTCCCGGCGTCCGCTAGACCTGAAGAACAGAATGAGGGGAGCCAGATT GAGGCTCCACTCCTGTCGTGCGAGAGCGATGTCGCCAACAACAAAGGGTTCTGGACGAACCTGAAGGAGGCCGTGCACCAGCTCATCGAGGAGCTCATGGCGCCGCCGACCATATCCGCG ATAATTGGATTCGTTGTTGGGCTAGTGCCATGGCTGAAGTCGCTGATCATCGGCGAAGGCGCCCCTCTCAGAGTTATCCAGGATTCTCTGGAGTTGATGGG CAATGGCACTATACCCTGCATCACCCTCATCCTCGGAGGAAACCTGACCCAAG GGCTGCGGAAGTCGGTGCTGAAGCGCACGGTGATCATGGCGATCGTGTGCATCCGCTACGTGGCTATGCCGGTTATCGGGATCGCTGTCGTGCGCGTGGCACACGGCGTTGGGTTCCTTCCCCACGACCCGCTCTACCGCTACGTGCTGATGATGCAAtccgccctgccgcccgccatGAACATCGGGACCATGGCACAGCTGTTCGACGTCGGGCAGGAGGAGTGCTCGGTGATCTTCCTGTGGACGTACCTCGTCGCGGCcgtggcgctcaccacctggtccACCGTTTTCATGTCCATCCTCTCCTGA